From the genome of Gemmatimonadaceae bacterium:
TCACGGCAAGACCACGCTCGTTCGCGCGCTGACCGGCGTCGACACGGATCGCTTGCCCGAAGAAAAGCGCCGTGGCATCACGATCGAGCTTGGATTCGCCCCGCTGACGCTCGATGGCGTCGGCACGCTCGGCGTCGTCGACGTGCCGGGTCACGAAGCGTTCGTCCGGACGATGGTCGCCGGTGCGACAGGGATCGACCTCG
Proteins encoded in this window:
- a CDS encoding GTP-binding protein, encoding MILGTAGHIDHGKTTLVRALTGVDTDRLPEEKRRGITIELGFAPLTLDGVGTLGVVDVPGHEAFVRTMVAGATGIDL